One genomic window of Nicotiana sylvestris chromosome 10, ASM39365v2, whole genome shotgun sequence includes the following:
- the LOC138880191 gene encoding uncharacterized protein codes for MKDKKRSSSSVGEEENATAGGEATMGNNGGIRIDSELNTIEINFLPNNGLQPILIYNDTGVKVYIELKKKSLNFTEHPLFVIVKEIYDNRLVATTSSCLVATSSSCLVVTSSNSIDVSTIDSTEIMPDIELIEKTKLSENTGIIDNMLNEFVEEDQVYKDKETVINVMKNLVVRERFQFKVKRSSATRYHLMCVDDNCAWSFKSSAVFKANIFKVRSYNNNHTCGYGERYLTQRQATSGAIASIVKDKHVNPKYVYTANDIIEDIQKQHGIEVSYMKAWRAKEIAMAMIRGSPSDSYKELSKNFYMLEQTNPGTVTKLHKSEDGCFLYAYVSLYASIKGWEHCRPIMVVDRSFLKATYKGTILTACTQDGAGKILPLAYAIVDSENNKSWEWFFVQIKGTSGNVMRTFKKHHKQLKDIFFALDRAYTIEKFEYHMTEM; via the exons atgaAGGAtaaaaaacgcagcagcagcagtgtcggagaagaagaaaacgcaacagcagGAGGAGAGGCAACTATgggcaacaatggtggc ATTAGGATCGATAGTGAGTTAAATACAATAGAGATTAACTTTCTCCCAAATAATGGTTTGCAACCGATTCTGATATACAATGATACAGGTGTAAAAGTGTATAtcgaattaaagaagaaaagcttGAATTTCACTGAACATCCCTTGTTTGTGATAGTGAAAGAGATTTATGATAATCGTTTGGTTGCTACAACTTCCAGTTGTTTGGTTGCTACAAGTTCAAGTTGTTTGGTTGTTACAAGTTCCAATTCTATAGATGTATCCACAATTGATAGCACTGAGATTATGCCTGATATCGAATTGATTGAAAAGACGAAACTTAGTGAAAACACTGGTATAATAGATAATATGTTGAACGAATTTGTTGAGGAGGATCAAGTTTATAAAGATAAAGAGACAGTTATAAATGTGATGAAGAACTTGGTTGTACGCGAGAGGTTCCAATTTAAAGTGAAGAGATCTAGTGCAACAAG GTATCACCTTATGTGTGTGGATGACAATTGTGCTTGGAGTTTCAAATCTTCTGCCGTTTTCAAGGCAAACATATTCAAAGTGAGAAGTTACAATAATAATCACACATGCGGCTATGGTGAAAGATACTTAACACAACGCCAAGCTACTTCGGGTGCAATTGCTAGTATAGTCAAGGATAAGCATGTTAATCCAAAATACGTTTACACCGCAAATGATATAATAGAGGACATACAAAAGCAACACGGGATTGAAGTGAGCTACATGAAAGCATGGAGAGCTAAAGAGATAGCAATGGCAATGATAAGAGGGAGTCCGAGTGATTCATATAAGGAGTTGTCGAAGAATTTTTATATGTTGGAGCAAACAAATCCAGGAACGGTGACAAAGTTGCACAAATCAGAAGATGGATGCTTTCTTTATGCATATGTTTCGCTATACGCATCTATCAAGGGCTGGGAGCATTGCAGACCGATAATGGTTGTTGACAGAAGTTTCCTTAAAGCAACATATAAGGGTACCATCTTGACTGCTTGCACACAGGATGGAGCTG gaaaaatccttccacttgcATATGCAATTGTAGATTCAGAGAATAACAAATCTTGGGAATGGTTCTTTGTCCAGATAAAGGGTACTTCTGGA AATGTAATGCGCACATTCAAGAAACATCACAAACAATTGAAGGATATCTTCTTTGCTTTGGATAGAGCTTACACGATAGAGAAGTTTGAGTACCATATGACAGAGATGTGA
- the LOC104218201 gene encoding uncharacterized protein: MRLLEYMTNLLQQWNNKNIKSAMETSTELGKKYDKLLRENLIASEQMTVSPATEQLYTVFERNQQPKPGQYCSFYYKKDKLLRTYEFPVNLMPDESLWVIPIEMMEDVVLPPKGRRNAGRPRKERLRPASKKESKRAFSCSVCGEGGHNRKTCRNRPK; this comes from the exons ATGCGATTGCTGGAGTACATGACAAATTTGCTACAACAGTGGaacaacaaaaacataaaaagtGCAATGGAGACATCTACAGAGCTTGGTAAAAAGTATGACAAACTCCTTCGGGAAAATCTGATTGCATCGGAGCAAATGACG GTGAGCCCTGCTACGGAGCAGTTATATACTGTGTTTGAAAGG AACCAGCAGCCGAAACCTGGACAATATTGCTCTTTTTACTACAAGAAGGATAAACTCCTTAGAACTTATGAATTTCCAGTGAATCTGATGCCAGATGAGAGCTTATGGGTAATCCCAATAGAAATGATGGAAGATGTGGTCCTACCACCTAAAGGGAGAAGGAATGCAGGAAGGCCAAGAAAGGAAAGACTCAGACCTGCTTCAAAAAAAGAGTCTAAGAGGGCGTTTTCATGTTCTGTGTGTGGAGAAGGTGGTCACAATAGAAAAACATGTAGAAATCGACCAAAATAA